The following are encoded together in the Strongyloides ratti genome assembly S_ratti_ED321, chromosome : 2 genome:
- a CDS encoding BTB/POZ-like domain and MATH domain and TRAF-like domain and BTB/POZ fold domain and BTB/POZ domain-containing protein, protein MDSNNIQEGSVSPDNETINVSHDDHVVINLHESQSETSRNELSLAEGIHDYDEENGEFTHNANSFSNISSKTSSETKLNQEMWLSNYLNYIQKDQVTERTIRLNINNISYFSKKVFTPFAKICNIPWRLTAKTECSKRTNEKKFFSAYIECNPDSESCLWSCSANVTLRILSTNPNDPHIVKSFYNNFNYTSNNWGFPGLVEWDKLIDSNKGYTTGDKLVLEATISVKNITGIKQVKTYDFTQTQNLTSDTFMNVDGINIKVNKDYLSLYSPVFKAMFYSNFAESTMETITIKDVNIDQFIELLEVIYPSHKPISTVNVEFLLELSDRFEISYVLNQCEKFLIKTNEIPIISKLAWSDAYCLSNLQDACMSNFKKVSDLKNLKDTKEYTNLSNSTKAALLEKMLKLL, encoded by the exons ATGGATTCTAATAATATTCAAGAGGGTAGTGTATCACCAGATAATGAAACAATAAATGTTTCACATGACGACCATGTTGTGATTAATTTACAT gAATCACAATCTGAAACTTCTCGAAAtg aattatCATTAGCTGAGGGTATCCATGATTATGATGAAGAAAATGGTGAGTTTACACATAATGCCAAttcattttcaaatatttcatCCAAAACATCAAGTGAAACTAAACTTAATCAAGAAATGTGGCTTagcaattatttaaattatatacaaaaag atcAAGTAACAGAAAGAACAATTAGacttaatattaataatatatcttatttctctaaaaaagtatttactCCATTTGCtaaaatatgtaatattCCTTGGAGATTAACTGCAAAAACAGAATGTTCTAAAAGGACAAAtgagaaaaaatttttttctgcTTATATTGAATGTAATCCAGATAGTGAGTCATGTTTATGGTCTTGTTCAGCAAATGTTACACTAAGAATACTTTCAACAAATCCTAACGATCCTCATAttgtaaaaagtttttataataattttaattataccTCGAACAATTGGGGATTTCCTGGATTAGTTGAATGggataaattaattgatagCAATAAAGGTTATACTACAGGTGATAAACTAGTTCTTGAAGCTACAATAtctgtaaaaaatataacaggTATTAAACAGGTTAAAACTTATGATTTTACACAAACTCAAAATTTAACAAGTGACACATTTATGAATGTAGATggaataaatattaaagttaataaaGATTACTTATCATTATATAGTCCTGTATTTAAAGCAAtgttttattcaaattttgcAGAATCAACTATGGAAACTATTACCATAAAAGATGTTAATATTGATCAATTTATTGAATTATTAGAAGTTATTTATCCATCTCATAAACCTATTTCAACGGTTAACGTTGAATTTTTGTTAGAATTAAGTGATCGATTTGAAATATCATATGTTTTAAATCAAtgtgaaaaatttttgattaagACAAATGAAATACCAATTATTTCAAAACTTGCATGGTCTGATGCTTATTGCCTATCTAATTTACAAGATGCGTGTAtgtcaaattttaaaaaagtttctgatttaaaaaatttaaaagatactaaagaatatacaaatttatcaaattcaACAAAAGCTGCTTTATTAGAGAAAATgcttaaattattataa